In Aspergillus fumigatus Af293 chromosome 6, whole genome shotgun sequence, the genomic window ACGGGACATGCAGCTGGTCTTCTGCGGAGTATAGGAGGTTTTTCTCCCTCTGCGGGTTGCAAAGAGGACGATAAGTCGACGACCGAGCCGGAGCCTTCTATAACGGCCCTGACGGTGCTCGAGAGGCATTTGAGGGGCCTTCGATAGCTCTTCCGTTGCTCACAGGTCAgcgaaaaaaaaagtcagCGGAAAATGACAGGGTTATAGAGATAATCTCTGTCAGTGAAAGAGGAATACGAGAGCTAAGAAGAGGGTATTCTGGAtagaaatggaagatgaAGTAGAAGCAAGTGTGTTCTTACTGGGAAGTTTGCCAGAATGTACCTTCCTTTCATATCCATATTAGCAGCCTGTCAGTTAGAGGCAATAAGAACTGTATCACAATGTCAAGCGATATTATCTAAAGAAGAATTTATTCCTCATGTAGTAAGTCACTTACTTTCAGAGTGAAATTGCTTGATTGAATGAGAAGACTAGCGAGGAACgcaagaaagaaaaacatGTTGACGGAGATGTATAAGGTGGAGAAACATCAAAGAATAATTGACCCAGTATGTGAGGTAAGTCTTGAGAGTTTCTGTGGCCTGGAGATGGTAGTGAGCGCCTTCTATACTAGGAGGAGAGAGTCTGAGATATTAGGACCATATAATTAGACGAGTATTCACCAGTACATAAGATTGCCATGTAGATAAGCTCAGCTTATTCACCTTCCCAGATTTGGTAGAATAGAAAGAACGAGGGATTTAATAGCAGCGTGTAAGGCCTCACATTCATATCCTTTGTGGCGAAAATAGCTACGACTTCCCAAACAGATCAAGATGACGCCATCTGTATTCCATAACGCGCTGGGTATGCAAGCATGAAATATGGAGCATCATCGACATACATACAGTGAGAACGGTTGGCACAATACCAAACGGAAGGCCAAATCAAGCAGATAATTAGCAGTACGACTTGATACAATGCAGTACTCTCAGTTTTATACAGAAGACACAGTCACAATGGGTTCATATCACTCGTTCTGTCCTGCAGTGGAAGTGTTTCTTCTGTGAAGGGGAAGCTATCCCAAAACGGCAGTTCCATGCACTCCCATTCCAGTGGGACGCTATTAATATCAAAGGGACTCGTCAGTGTGGCTAGGTTAACAGTGGCCGCGCCCTCCGTCTGGCGTGACGCCCTGCGGCCATTCAAGCTGAAGAGCTTGCTCACATATTGACTTTTGCTGCTTTGATCCTGGTTCGAAAGTCTTTGGCGTTGTTCGGCGATAGCGTTGCGGAGAAAGGAGAGTATCTCGTAGTAGTGGCCCGCTTGGGCGGACTGCTTGGAGAACGTGTggaggatgtcgatggcGCCAATGaaggcttcttcaagatcggGGTTTGGGTCTTTTTGTGAGAAGAGCGAAAACCCGACAACTAGAGCTGCAGCGAAGATGAAGGCTCTAATGAGATAGTCATTTAGCATGTGCAGTACGTTAAGTCTTGTGTACAACTCACTTCAGGATACACATGTTTCCCAGGAGTAGGTGGGAACGATGAATTTCCAGGCAAGTTTGCAGCATGTAAAGAGCCGAGTCTGTGCAGGCGAGAGCCAGCCGAGAATGCACGGGGTTCTCTGAGTGGACATCACCCAGACTTCGTTCAGCGAGGCTGTCAAGTAGTCGGGTCAGCCGAACACCAAGCGTTGATATCAGGAATGGTCTCGTCACAACGATGATGGCAAAGTGGTAGGAACAGGCGATGTGCAGGCTGCCTATAACCCGGTCCTGAGCAGCAACACACTCCTGTTCTGTGCCTGGAGGTGCAAGCAAGGGCTCCGGTAGACCATCGCTCCACcgcttcagcttctccagtaTCGACTCGGCGACCTGCGCCGAGGCTGCCTTTTCGCTGTACAAGCGGATGATCGTTTCATCCAGGATTTGGGCAAGATTATATAATGCCACAAGCCGTTCCTCTGCAAGATCGTTGCGCTGTAGTGCCTCACTGATGCTGCCTCCCGACTCCGACCggagtgaggctgttgcGGGGGGTCGTCCGAGGATGGAGCTgacgaggagatcaaggctgCATAGACTCATCCAAACGCATGCTCTATTTATGATTGTGCATTAGCTCGGAAGCGATGTCACAGTGAAGCCATGGAGGTACCTTCTCTGCTGTTCGCTGACCGATAGCGAACCAGAGACATCGATGTGTAGACCGAGTGCCACAGCTGCTCGAGCGGCCACGCCAAGATACATGAAAGCAGCATTTCTACGGCACGCCCCGAGCATGTAAAACGACATCAGCAGAAACAAGCTCACCATTTCCAGGCTGGGATTCTCCAGCATGCTAACGAACGCCCGGCGTTGCCCCCTCGCAAAAAAGAAGTGCTCTATTTGCACTTTTGTTGGATCATGCTTTTGCGACTGTGCGCCAATGGCAATCATGATGTCGAGTAAAGCCGTTGTATGTTGTGCATGGCCAGTGTCAGAGCGCTGATTGCGGAGAAGCTGCCTCAATTCGGAATCCGGCATCAGATAGAGGAAGCCACTTGTCTGTCGGGCAAGATGATCAGCGAGTTACATTTGAATAACTCGACGACGGACTGGATGCAATAAATCTCGGGAAGTTCTGGTGTATCTTACTGAAATCTGGTATGCTCTGAGCAAGGATTCACGCTGCTGGAGGTCCAGCTGGTCTTCAAAGTCCGGCGACACATTTCTGGGTGCTTCCGTCTCGAGCATGTCTTCCAATTTAACATTGTGTGAGAACTGTGACGGGCCTATGTGTTGGGTGACAGTATCTCGGAGTAGTTGCAGGAAGGATAGCGACGCAGCCCTGCCCACATACACTGGATAGCATGTCAACACTCAAATGCTTCGGAGTGAAATCATCTGTTaccacacacacacacacacacacacacacacacacacaccTCTTTCCCCTTGCAGGCTACGCAACATTCTAGGACGCGTTTTGTGTTGTGCTTCAGGGGAGGCTAATCCCTGGTCGACAGAGGTCTCGAGCGATGCATGACTCTGAGAATCTGTGGAAGACAGTACCTGGGACGGCATAATAGCAGTAACAGGTCCGCTTGGCGCATCCGGCGTGTTGGGTTGCCTTGAAGCTGAGAATGACTCCCTTCGCCTGCTTGGCATACAGGAATGCGCCTGTCCCTTTCGGATGCAGTTTTGGCACGGGAACGATCCGCTACATCTCCTCTTGGATGTTCTGCAGAATAGACATGCCTCGTATGCCCGCAGACGATTGGCGGGATGCACTTTGGGTCGTGCCATGGCTGATTTCAATATCTAATATAGATGGAGTTCCACATGTCCATGTCGTCGGAAGTGACACGGCGGTCGAACTAGCTTGAACACCTCCGGCGATATTTTATTCGCGGCACTACAGGGGATGATAAGGTCTCCCCGCATTTGAGCCATGCTTTTTAAGTTTTTATGCGGCATATCGGTTATCGTCGCCGTTGAAAGTGTTTGGATTGGTCAAGCGACGTCCATGTGGGCGGGGAAACGTGTTGATCTCCAAATGTCCCCGTTCCGACTTCCGACTGATGAGTCTCGTGACTTGACATATCTTAGGGGTACGTCGATATTTGTACTGACTTCAACTAGATCTAGTTAGCCATGTGTCGTCATGATTGATAGAATCAACTCTATAGCATATCATGGTCGAGGTGTGGGCGGGTCCTCCAGGGATATCGAAGACATATTTGGCAGCCGACCAGAATGTAGTACGCAGcaagatatatatatgcacTTATACCCGGTACAAATCACAATAACCTTACAGCTCACACATCAATAACTTCGGCAAGATCTAGCTTGTTCTTGGGTAATACAGTAGAGACATAACTCAATATTATGATCTTACAAGATAGAAATTGGACCTGAAGAGGCTCCTGAGAAGCTTTCCGCGTTTTAGAATGGGTATTGGTATATTAATGGTTTATGCGCAAATCGAATTTAGATTTTTGGCCCCTTATCCGAAGGGATAAACTTACAAtgttccttttttttttgcctcGTTTCTTTCGTAGACCGCCCTCGGATCACATGTTCGAGACCTGGATCATCGAATCAGAGAGCAGTGGAAATTATCATCACAAAAAGTCGTCGATGACAGGAAGCGGCTGACAGGGAAGGCAGCTACTACAATTCCCCAACTACTCGAGTTGTTCTCAAAGCGGCACGTATTGATTTTGGCACTATACGTCTTATTGTCGAGTCTCAGACTGTTCAATGCTTCGAACACGAAAAGATCTATGTATCTCGTAGTCACATTTTGCATGCTCGAGTATCCCAACATGGAATGCAACCATGAGGAGCTCAAGTTCTCCATGTCGATTGCCAGATGCAATCGAAAAACCACTTACATGGTGGAGTGGGTGTACTTGAGGACTCCTATGTTATTCTCCTGGAATCTTGCAGAAGTGTGATGCTTCGATCCATCGTCACGGAGGCCTTTGTCCCCACACAGATACTGCCTGGCATTGGATGAATGGAGTCTACAGTTATCCCTGAGCTTGTAATTCTGTTCTCTGCTTTGGTGGGAAGCCCAGTACACCATACGTGCATGTGTTCGATTTCGGCATGCCGAGATACATAAGGAGATAGTCGGCAATGTAGTCAATTTAACAGGTCAGCCATAAGCCGGCAAATATGGATAGTCacggatacggagtactgctCGTATGCCACTTGACCTGTCTGTCAGAGAAAAACCCAGCAATGGACAAATCAGGATTGTTCACAATTATGTTCTGTAAGAGAAATCCATGATCACATAGATGCTCGGTTGACAGGACCACCTATAGCAAGTACTTTGTAGGAGGTTCTCCTAACGCTTGGCTTCAAATCCAATCAGGATATCAGTGAGTTACTGTTTGTCATCGCATCCTCATGAAGTCGCTCAACAGCCACTGAGAAGCAAATATTTGGGAGACCATCCCTGATGTTGAAATTTTACGCTGGAGCCCATTCACCGGTGAGCTCGGGGACAGTCTGGCCAGTGGAGCGGAAAATCTTCAACTAACTCTGATTGGTACCACAGGTAGCCCCACAGAACAAACCGAGCAAACATGAAAATTTTCGCTTGAGGTTAGCGCACTCGCTAGCGCCTGCCCGCAAATATAAAAGGCCCCGAAATCCCATGCATTTTGGAAATCAAGCGACTCTACGTATGTCATCCCCCTCCCTACCTTTGGGAAAACCTCTCAACTGCAAGTCAGAACATTTTGCTAACAGCTTTACTACAGTTCAAAGAATCACTTTAGAGTAGACGTCCCACCTCTGAGCTCTTCTAAAGAGCCACAGAATCTCCACCCTTGCTGATGACTGCTATGTCCTCGATGCCCTAAAGTGAAGCCGTTCTTACTCCCGATTCGACCTTGCTTCGTTCCGACGCTCTGAACGACTTGTTGCAAAACAAGCTTGTTCGGGCTGTTGGATGTTGCTCTGGTCCAGGGAgtggtgatgatcttgaccttgtcctgaCGTCTAGACTTCGGTCGGTCGGACTTGGTGGGTGTCGAGGAGGTCTGAAAGGTGTCAATTTTTACACTTGATGTTGGTGTAATCAGGCGATCAGAGTTTGCTCAAATTCTCTCTTGTTTTAGATTCTGAAGAATATAATTTTTACATGACTAGTTCATTTTACTTCCAAGTAGACTATTTGTAGATTGAGATTGCCGTCAACTTTATTCATAGAATCACATTAAATTGCTCATTGACCTGCATGTCTATGCACACATTCACATCTATCTTCTCAGGGTCGGTCTAGGGAGGCTTGTGATAAGCTTTCGATAAGACACGAAAATTTCGTTTTCATTGAAGTCATCAGATGGGTATCACTACTCCTTAACATGCAACATTGAGTTCCTAAGTTCTCATTTCGTCTCCCCACCAGTCTTCCCACTAGGTGTGTTTGAACTGGCATTTGCTCCGTTGCCCTTCGAACCGCCCTTGTTCCTGGATCCGCGACCTCCACGTGGTCCACGCGACGAGGATGGTGTCGCTGGTCCAGATCCTCCATCTGAGCCCTGCTTGGCACCACgattgctgttgctgttgctgttgctgccatTATTCGGGGCGGGTTGCTCGCTTCGTCCCTTGCCGCGAGTCTTTTCTGCACCAGGATTGGCCTTGCGTTCAAGCACGACGACTTGGCTCTGCGCGACCGTGACAGGACTAGCGGCAATTGCCTTCTGAagaccatccggctctgcAAAGTCGATGTAGCCAaaccccttcttcttgtcaatCTCCACCTTCAAGATCTTTCCGAAAGGTGCAAATGCGGTTTCAAGTAATGGTTCTGTAACTCCCTGCGATGGATTGGCATGCTTGAGGAATGCCTGTGTAGCCGTAGGCGAAGTAATTGGAGCGGCTGGCTTGCCTTTCGCTGATTTCGACTGCTTCTGTGCGGATGGTGCGCTTGTAGGGCCTGCATTCGGGCCAGACTGAGCACGAGATGGTGCTGGCTCGCCTGATGGAGGTGTAGCATTGGCTTTGCTCCTTGGAGTTGATGGTGACATGGGCTTCCCAGACTTTGTATCCTTCTTGCCGCTATCTGCAGTAATAGCAGCGTCCGGTTCTTTCTTGCTCGAGTCCGTCTCTGTCGAACCACCCTTACCAGCCCTCCGACGGCCGCCTGAAGGTGCAAGCCCCAAGTCTCGTTGAAGAATCTTGGCTGCCACAGCGATGTTATTACGCTCGCGTTTCCGTTCAGTTGAAGCAGGCTGAGCAGTATCTTTGCTAGTATTTTGTGTCGCTGCTGGTTTAGCCGCTTGCTTAGCAGCAGCATTGGCGGCCCTGTTTGCCGCTTTCACTGCTTCTTTCGACGCCTTGTCTGAGGCCCTTGacttcttctctgccttgtCTCCAGTAGGTGCCAGGGCAGCATCCTTGTCCTGACGTTGCAAAAGTTTCTTGGCTTGTACCTTCTCCGATTTGGACTCCTTCTCGCCTTTGGCATGCCTGGAAGACTTGCTGGAGGCTTCTTTCGCTTTGttggccttcttttccttgatatACTGCACGAGAGGCGTAGTGGTAACGgtttccttcttttcttcggCGTCGGTAGGTGTATCAACAGTGGTAGGTTTTGTAATCGGCTGTGTCAGACTTTCGAGGAACGCGATAAATTCGGGATCTTGGTCAATTGTACCCTGGCGGGCATCCTTCCGTACACGACTACCAGGAATTTTGGCGTAGGGAGCGAACTCTAGAGACGGCGGTCCCAAGAGTACGGGATCATTGAACGTGTTGCGAGCATCTACGAACGATGTTTGTCGGACTTTATCGGATAGAGGCGCAATATGCTCGCTGGATGTAACATGGATGTAGGCGCGGGAGGGTCTCGAAGGTTTGGCATAGCTGTATCGATGTCAGTTGCAAGAGACGGTGAGTTGATCGTAGGCTGATACTGACTCTTTGGATACCTTGCCTGGCTTGTACTGGTACCAGTCGACTTTTCCTGCTCCAACCATCCACTCTGGACCCATGGCATTTTCGAACTCAGATTGGGTCAAACCCGGTGGTAACCGTCTCACGAGCAACTTGAGTCGCGGAGCAGGGGGCTTCGGAGCCTTCCTagaggttgttgatgtatTCTTCTGTGTGGCAGCTGCAGGAATCTGAAGTACCCCCCCTGTTGACTTGCCGTCGGAAGTCTGCGTCATGATGAACAGTTATGAGGGTTGCGTGGGATCTACGCTCCGACTGGATTGCGACGAAACGTCAATCCCTAAGAATGAAGACGCTGCGGACAATCTAATATTCAAGAAGACAAGATAACAAATACTAGTGAGAATATAGCGAAGTTGGTTCTAAGTTGACGGAAGGTATACCCTCCGGTTCGAGATGGAAACCAGCTGGATAAGTTCCGGCGAGTGAACTACGGGATACGAGGGCCGCCAAGCACGCGACCCTGCACAGACGATCAGGGCCCAATTTCCTGCGGGGAAATAATACGTTGctttcatccttgtccagACCCTCCGCCGTCAATTAACTATATCAAGAAAGCAACTTTATCTGCCGTTCTGCTAGCTCTCTAATTTTACCTAAATCCTCTCACTAACTCCCTCAGACTTTCCCTTCGTTGCTTCGTTCGTCCGCACCCGCACCATGGTGGACAACAAGATCCCTGAGCCGGGACCAGCCAAACTGAAGCGCAATGCAGGTCCAGACGAATGGCTGGAGGCAGCAAAAGATTGCAAGTATCTGTCAGAGCAGCACATGAAGCAGCTTTGcgagatcgtcaaggagTACATGATGGAAGGTGAGTCTGCTCAGGGATCAAGGGATACACTCCGGCTCTGACAAAGTATCTCTGAAGAATCAAATATCCAGCCCGTATCGACACCGGTCACGATATGTGGCGACATCCATGGCCAATTTTACGACTTGCTTGAGCTTTTCCGGGTATCGGGCGGAATGCCCGACGGGTCTGAGGCGGAGGCCCCGAAGACGCAGTCAGCTGTCATTACATCGGACGATATCGAACCTCCATCTACGATCTCAGATCCCAAGCTACGAAAGAAGTTGAGAAATACCTTTGCGCCGGAGGATGGCAGCGAAGACTCCAGTGCGAGCCAAAGAGACCGGTCCTCGAGCTCTGGGTCAAGGGATGTCGAGCTCAAGCGGAACTTTGTGTTCTTGGGTGACTATGTCGATCGTGGATACTTTAGTCTGGAAACCCTGACATTGTTATTATGTCTCAAAGCAAAGTGAGTGCTCGTTCTAACTGTTTCTGTCATATACTAGTATTGACTTCACTCTAGATACCCGGACAGGGTAACACTGGTGCGCGGAAACCACGAGTCTCGTCAGATTACGCAGGTGTACGGGTTCTATGAGGAATGCTTTCAGAAGTACGGAAATGCCTCTGTATGGAAGGCTTGTTGTCAAGTGTTCGACTTCATGACATTGGGTGCCATCATCGATGGTAGAGTATTGTGTGTACATGGAGGATTGAGTCCAGAGATTAGAACCTTGGACCAAGTTCGTGTGGTTGCCAGAGCCCAGGAGATTCCGCACGAAGGCGCCTTCTGTGACCTTGTGTG contains:
- a CDS encoding Zn(II)2Cys6 transcription factor gives rise to the protein MARPKVHPANRLRAYEACLFCRTSKRRCSGSFPCQNCIRKGQAHSCMPSRRRESFSASRQPNTPDAPSGPVTAIMPSQVLSSTDSQSHASLETSVDQGLASPEAQHKTRPRMLRSLQGERVYVGRAASLSFLQLLRDTVTQHIGPSQFSHNVKLEDMLETEAPRNVSPDFEDQLDLQQRESLLRAYQISTSGFLYLMPDSELRQLLRNQRSDTGHAQHTTALLDIMIAIGAQSQKHDPTKVQIEHFFFARGQRRAFVSMLENPSLEMVSLFLLMSFYMLGACRRNAAFMYLGVAARAAVALGLHIDVSGSLSVSEQQRRACVWMSLCSLDLLVSSILGRPPATASLRSESGGSISEALQRNDLAEERLVALYNLAQILDETIIRLYSEKAASAQVAESILEKLKRWSDGLPEPLLAPPGTEQECVAAQDRVIGSLHIACSYHFAIIVVTRPFLISTLGVRLTRLLDSLAERSLGDVHSENPVHSRLALACTDSALYMLQTCLEIHRSHLLLGNMCILKAFIFAAALVVGFSLFSQKDPNPDLEEAFIGAIDILHTFSKQSAQAGHYYEILSFLRNAIAEQRQRLSNQDQSSKSQYVSKLFSLNGRRASRQTEGAATVNLATLTSPFDINSVPLEWECMELPFWDSFPFTEETLPLQDRTSDMNPL
- a CDS encoding putative nonsense-mediated mRNA decay protein Upf3, translated to MTQTSDGKSTGGVLQIPAAATQKNTSTTSRKAPKPPAPRLKLLVRRLPPGLTQSEFENAMGPEWMVGAGKVDWYQYKPGKVSKDYAKPSRPSRAYIHVTSSEHIAPLSDKVRQTSFVDARNTFNDPVLLGPPSLEFAPYAKIPGSRVRKDARQGTIDQDPEFIAFLESLTQPITKPTTVDTPTDAEEKKETVTTTPLVQYIKEKKANKAKEASSKSSRHAKGEKESKSEKVQAKKLLQRQDKDAALAPTGDKAEKKSRASDKASKEAVKAANRAANAAAKQAAKPAATQNTSKDTAQPASTERKRERNNIAVAAKILQRDLGLAPSGGRRRAGKGGSTETDSSKKEPDAAITADSGKKDTKSGKPMSPSTPRSKANATPPSGEPAPSRAQSGPNAGPTSAPSAQKQSKSAKGKPAAPITSPTATQAFLKHANPSQGVTEPLLETAFAPFGKILKVEIDKKKGFGYIDFAEPDGLQKAIAASPVTVAQSQVVVLERKANPGAEKTRGKGRSEQPAPNNGSNSNSNSNRGAKQGSDGGSGPATPSSSRGPRGGRGSRNKGGSKGNGANASSNTPSGKTGGETK
- the sitA gene encoding TOR signaling pathway phosphatase SitA, with amino-acid sequence MVDNKIPEPGPAKLKRNAGPDEWLEAAKDCKYLSEQHMKQLCEIVKEYMMEESNIQPVSTPVTICGDIHGQFYDLLELFRVSGGMPDGSEAEAPKTQSAVITSDDIEPPSTISDPKLRKKLRNTFAPEDGSEDSSASQRDRSSSSGSRDVELKRNFVFLGDYVDRGYFSLETLTLLLCLKAKYPDRVTLVRGNHESRQITQVYGFYEECFQKYGNASVWKACCQVFDFMTLGAIIDGRVLCVHGGLSPEIRTLDQVRVVARAQEIPHEGAFCDLVWSDPDDVETWAVSPRGAGWLFGDKVADEFCHVNDLTLIARAHQLVNEGYKYHFANQNVVTVWSAPNYCYRCGNLASVCEIGDDLKPTFKLFSAVSDDQRHVPVSRPGRSEYFL